The following coding sequences lie in one Lolium perenne isolate Kyuss_39 chromosome 2, Kyuss_2.0, whole genome shotgun sequence genomic window:
- the LOC127332938 gene encoding ethylene-responsive transcription factor ERN1, which translates to MELHFQVQPQVLQAQDYCYYYQHHQEQAAAAQAAQPTKPRGRKKGGSSHTKFVGVRQRPSGRWVAEIKDTTQKIRMWLGTFETADAAARAYDEAARLLRGAEARTNFAPRISPDCPLAVRIRGLLHHKKLKKARLPAASTKVAPASSSTPAAPAATTTTTTTTSNSNSNSMDGACGGGSSSSSSSSAISFDAPMKQGAGEVYRPDFAPLASAEDQFESWVFDSAPFGQFPALDSFAAVDACTPPAASPEETSAAPASGMAEFERMKVERRISASLYAMNGLQEYFDKVFDASACDPLWDLSPLCH; encoded by the coding sequence ATGGAGCTCCACTTCCAGGTGCAGCCCCAAGTGCTCCAGGCGCAGGACTACTGCTACTACTACCAGCACCATCAggagcaggcggcggcggcgcaggcaGCCCAGCCCACCAAGCCGCGGGGCAGGAAGAAGGGCGGCAGCAGCCACACCAAGTTCGTCGGCGTCCGCCAGCGCCCGTCGGGCCGGTGGGTCGCCGAGATCAAGGACACCACCCAGAAGATCCgcatgtggctcggcaccttcgagACCGCCGACGCCGCCGCGCGCGCATACGACGAGGCCGCCCGCCTCCTCCGCGGCGCCGAGGCGCGCACCAACTTCGCGCCCCGCATCTCGCCCGACTGCCCGCTCGCCGTCCGCATCCGCGGCCTCCTCCACCACAAGAAGCTCAAGAAGGCCAGGCTCCCCGCCGCGTCCACCAAGGTGGcccccgcctcctcctccacgcccgcCGCTCCCGCCgccacaaccaccaccaccaccaccacaagcAATAGTAATAGCAATAGCATGGATGGAGCTTGTGGGGGTGGCTcaagcagcagcagtagcagcagcGCCATCAGCTTTGACGCGCCCATGAAGCAAGGGGCCGGCGAGGTGTACAGGCCGGACTTCGCCCCCCTCGCCAGCGCCGAGGACCAGTTCGAGTCTTGGGTGTTCGACTCGGCGCCCTTCGGCCAGTTCCCGGCGCTGGACAGCTTCGCCGCCGTCGACGCCTGCACGCCACCGGCGGCGTCTCCCGAGGAGACGAGCGCCGCCCCTGCTTCCGGGATGGCGGAGTTCGAGCGGATGAAGGTGGAGCGGCGGATCTCGGCGTCCCTGTACGCCATGAACGGCCTCCAGGAGTACTTCGACAAGGTGTTCGACGCGTCCGCCTGCGACCCGCTCTGGGATCTCTCGCCGCTCTGCCACTAG